A window of the Kosakonia sp. BYX6 genome harbors these coding sequences:
- a CDS encoding carbonic anhydrase, with protein MKLHIAKTAIAMASLVPLLAWSAHWGYEGKGSPEHWGELSSEFITCQNGKNQSPINIDKTLTAHLTSFEYHYRESPALLLNNGHTIQASFLHNTNTLILDGETSHLQQFHFHAPSENTIHSQHYPLEMHLVHTFANGDIAVIAVMFELGAANQELAELWQKLPIKVESSEPIQHRIDLAALLPVDKSYWRFSGSLTTPPCSEGVTWLVMKHPLTISSEQLAQFTSVIHHNNNRPLQPLHGRLVVE; from the coding sequence ATGAAACTGCACATAGCGAAAACGGCGATTGCCATGGCAAGCCTGGTTCCCTTGCTAGCATGGTCTGCGCACTGGGGTTATGAAGGTAAAGGGTCCCCGGAACACTGGGGTGAACTGAGTAGCGAATTCATAACCTGCCAGAATGGTAAAAACCAATCCCCCATCAATATCGACAAAACCCTCACCGCCCACCTGACCTCTTTTGAATACCATTACCGCGAAAGCCCTGCGTTATTACTCAATAACGGCCATACGATTCAGGCCAGCTTTCTTCACAACACCAACACCCTGATACTGGATGGTGAAACCAGTCATCTACAGCAATTCCACTTCCACGCGCCCAGTGAAAATACCATCCACAGTCAGCATTACCCACTGGAGATGCATCTGGTGCATACCTTTGCGAACGGCGACATCGCGGTGATCGCCGTGATGTTTGAGCTCGGTGCAGCGAACCAAGAGCTGGCAGAGTTGTGGCAGAAGTTGCCGATAAAAGTGGAGAGTTCTGAACCGATACAGCATCGTATCGATTTGGCAGCGCTGTTGCCGGTCGATAAAAGCTACTGGCGCTTCAGCGGTTCACTGACTACACCGCCGTGCTCCGAAGGTGTTACCTGGTTGGTGATGAAACATCCACTGACAATTTCTTCCGAACAGCTTGCGCAGTTCACATCGGTGATACATCACAATAATAATCGCCCATTACAGCCGCTGCATGGTCGGCTGGTCGTCGAGTAA
- the prmA gene encoding 50S ribosomal protein L11 methyltransferase: MPWIQLKLNTTGAHAEDLSDALMEAGAVSVTFQDTHDTPVFEPLPGETRLWGDTDVIGLFDAETEMADVVAQLAYHPLLGEGFDHKIEQLEDKDWEREWMDNFHPMRFGERLWICPSWRDVPDENAVNVMLDPGLAFGTGTHPTTSLCLQWLDGLDLAGKTVIDFGCGSGILAIAALKLGAAKAIGIDIDPQAIQASRDNAERNGVSERLELYLPQDQPEAMKADVVVANILAGPLRELAPLISVLPVSGGLLGLSGILASQAESVCEAYADLFALDPVVEKEEWCRITGQKK; this comes from the coding sequence ATGCCATGGATCCAATTGAAACTGAACACCACCGGCGCACATGCTGAAGATCTGAGCGATGCTCTGATGGAAGCGGGGGCCGTGTCCGTCACTTTTCAGGACACGCACGACACGCCGGTTTTTGAGCCATTGCCGGGTGAAACCCGCCTGTGGGGCGATACCGATGTTATCGGTCTGTTCGACGCCGAAACTGAAATGGCAGACGTGGTTGCTCAACTCGCTTACCACCCGCTGTTGGGTGAAGGCTTTGACCATAAAATCGAGCAGCTCGAGGATAAAGACTGGGAACGTGAATGGATGGATAACTTCCATCCAATGCGTTTTGGCGAGCGTCTGTGGATTTGCCCGAGCTGGCGCGATGTGCCGGATGAAAATGCGGTAAATGTGATGCTCGATCCGGGCCTGGCGTTCGGCACCGGTACGCATCCAACCACGTCGCTGTGCCTGCAATGGCTGGACGGTTTGGATCTGGCGGGTAAAACGGTGATCGATTTTGGCTGCGGTTCCGGCATTCTGGCAATCGCCGCGCTGAAACTGGGTGCAGCAAAAGCGATTGGTATCGATATCGATCCGCAGGCGATTCAGGCAAGCCGCGATAATGCCGAGCGCAATGGCGTCTCGGAGCGCCTTGAATTGTATCTGCCGCAAGACCAGCCAGAGGCGATGAAAGCCGATGTTGTGGTGGCCAACATCCTCGCAGGCCCGTTACGCGAGCTGGCGCCGCTTATCAGCGTGCTGCCTGTTTCAGGCGGCTTGTTGGGGCTGTCGGGGATCCTTGCCAGCCAGGCGGAAAGCGTCTGCGAAGCCTACGCCGATCTGTTCGCGCTCGACCCGGTGGTTGAGAAAGAAGAGTGGTGTCGGATCACCGGCCAGAAAAAGTAA
- the panF gene encoding sodium/pantothenate symporter, whose protein sequence is MQTEIIAVLVIYLIVVFGLSFYAMRQRSSGTFLSEYFLGSRSMGGFVLAMTLTATYVSASSFIGGPGAAYKFGLGWVLLAMIQVPTIWLSLGILGKKFAILARRYNAITLNDMLMARYQSRAVVWLASISLLVAFVGAIAVQFIGGARLLETAAGIKYESGLLIFGITIALYTAFGGFRASVLNDTMQGMVMLIGTLVLLAGVIHAAGGLHHAVDTLQQIDPKLVSPHGASDILSPAFMTSFWVLVCFGVIGLPHTAVRCISYKDSKSVHRGIIIGTIVIALLMLGMHLAGALGRAVLPHLSVPDQVIPTLMVEVLPPWAAGLFLAAPMAAIMSNVNAHLLQASATIVKDLWLSAQPTKIRHEQRLKRISTATTLILGVLMMLAAWRPPEMIIWLNLLAFGGLEAVFLWPLVLGLYWERANAAGALSAMIVGGVLYAVLATFNIQYLGFHPIVPSLLLSLLAFVVGNRFGQPAPQAPTISVNE, encoded by the coding sequence ATGCAAACTGAAATTATTGCCGTTCTGGTTATCTACCTGATTGTGGTCTTTGGCCTCTCCTTTTATGCCATGCGTCAACGCAGCAGCGGCACGTTTCTGAGCGAGTATTTCCTCGGTAGCCGTTCGATGGGCGGGTTTGTGCTGGCGATGACGCTGACCGCAACCTATGTCAGCGCCAGTTCCTTTATTGGCGGGCCGGGCGCAGCCTATAAGTTCGGGCTGGGTTGGGTACTGCTGGCGATGATCCAGGTGCCGACCATCTGGCTTTCGCTTGGCATTCTCGGCAAAAAATTCGCCATTCTCGCCCGCCGCTACAACGCGATCACCCTCAATGACATGCTGATGGCGCGCTATCAGAGCCGCGCTGTCGTCTGGCTTGCCAGCATCAGTTTGCTCGTTGCGTTTGTCGGCGCGATTGCCGTGCAATTTATCGGCGGCGCACGTTTGCTGGAAACCGCTGCGGGTATCAAATATGAATCCGGCCTGCTGATTTTCGGCATCACCATTGCACTCTATACCGCGTTCGGCGGTTTTCGTGCCAGCGTGCTCAACGACACCATGCAGGGCATGGTGATGCTGATCGGTACGCTGGTGCTGCTGGCTGGCGTGATCCACGCGGCGGGCGGTTTGCATCACGCGGTCGACACGCTCCAGCAAATCGATCCGAAACTGGTGAGCCCGCACGGCGCGAGCGATATTCTTTCCCCGGCGTTTATGACCTCTTTCTGGGTGCTGGTGTGTTTTGGCGTGATCGGCCTACCGCATACCGCTGTGCGTTGTATCTCCTACAAAGACAGTAAATCCGTACATCGCGGCATTATTATCGGCACCATCGTCATCGCGCTGTTAATGCTCGGTATGCATCTGGCGGGTGCCTTAGGCCGCGCCGTGTTGCCGCATTTGTCGGTGCCGGATCAGGTGATCCCGACATTGATGGTCGAAGTACTGCCACCGTGGGCAGCCGGTCTGTTTTTGGCCGCGCCAATGGCGGCGATCATGTCGAATGTTAACGCCCATCTGTTGCAGGCCTCCGCAACGATCGTCAAAGATCTGTGGCTGAGCGCGCAGCCGACTAAAATTCGTCATGAGCAGCGTTTGAAACGCATTTCGACCGCGACGACATTAATCCTCGGCGTGTTGATGATGCTGGCGGCCTGGCGTCCGCCTGAAATGATCATTTGGTTGAACCTGCTGGCATTCGGCGGGCTGGAAGCCGTGTTCCTGTGGCCGCTGGTGTTGGGGCTTTATTGGGAACGCGCCAACGCGGCGGGTGCGCTAAGCGCCATGATCGTCGGTGGCGTGCTGTATGCCGTGCTCGCCACTTTTAATATTCAGTACCTGGGCTTCCATCCGATTGTGCCCTCGCTGCTGTTAAGTTTGCTGGCCTTCGTCGTCGGGAACCGTTTTGGTCAACCCGCGCCGCAGGCTCCGACTATTTCTGTTAATGAATAA
- a CDS encoding YhdT family protein translates to MDNRFVQAHKEARWALWLTLLYLAAWLVCAYLPGSEQSFTGLPRWFEMACLLTPLVFVLLCWAMVRFIFRDIPLEDDDAN, encoded by the coding sequence ATGGACAACCGTTTTGTTCAGGCCCACAAAGAAGCCCGCTGGGCACTGTGGCTGACCCTTCTTTATCTTGCAGCGTGGTTAGTGTGCGCTTACCTACCGGGTTCGGAGCAGAGTTTCACTGGCTTACCGCGCTGGTTTGAAATGGCCTGCCTGTTAACGCCGCTGGTATTTGTTTTGCTTTGCTGGGCGATGGTGCGTTTTATCTTCCGTGATATCCCGCTGGAGGATGACGATGCAAACTGA
- the accC gene encoding acetyl-CoA carboxylase biotin carboxylase subunit: MLDKIVIANRGEIALRILRACKELGIKTVAVHSTADRDLKHVLLADETVCIGPAPSVKSYLNIPAIISAAEITGAVAIHPGYGFLSENANFAEQVERSGFIFIGPKADTIRLMGDKVSAITAMKKAGVPTVPGSDGPLGDDMDVNRAHAKRIGYPVIIKASGGGGGRGMRVVRKDADLAQSISMTRAEAKAAFSNDMVYMEKYLENPRHIEIQVLADGQGNAIYLAERDCSMQRRHQKVVEEAPAPGITPELRRYIGERCAKACVDIGYRGAGTFEFLFENGEFYFIEMNTRIQVEHPVTEMITGVDLIKEQLRIAAGQPLSIKQEEVTVKGHAVECRINAEDPNTFLPSPGKITRFHAPGGFGVRWESHIYAGYTVPPYYDSMIGKLICYGESRDVAIARMKNALQELIIDGIKTNVDLQMRIMSDENFQHGGTNIHYLEKKLGLQEK, encoded by the coding sequence ATGCTGGATAAAATTGTTATCGCCAACCGCGGCGAGATCGCACTGCGTATTCTTCGTGCCTGTAAAGAGCTGGGCATCAAGACGGTCGCTGTGCACTCGACGGCGGATCGCGATTTAAAACACGTATTACTGGCGGACGAAACGGTCTGTATCGGTCCGGCACCGTCCGTTAAAAGTTACCTGAACATCCCGGCAATCATTTCTGCGGCTGAGATCACTGGCGCAGTGGCGATTCACCCGGGCTATGGCTTCCTTTCTGAGAACGCCAACTTCGCCGAACAGGTTGAGCGTTCCGGCTTTATCTTCATTGGCCCGAAAGCCGATACCATTCGCCTGATGGGCGATAAAGTGTCCGCGATTACCGCTATGAAGAAAGCAGGCGTACCAACCGTACCCGGTTCCGACGGCCCGCTGGGCGACGATATGGATGTAAACCGCGCCCATGCTAAACGCATCGGTTACCCGGTCATCATCAAAGCGTCCGGCGGCGGCGGTGGTCGTGGTATGCGCGTTGTGCGCAAAGACGCCGACCTGGCACAGTCCATCAGCATGACCCGTGCGGAAGCGAAAGCCGCTTTCAGTAACGACATGGTGTACATGGAAAAATACCTGGAAAATCCTCGTCACATCGAGATCCAGGTGCTGGCCGACGGTCAGGGCAACGCTATCTATCTGGCAGAGCGCGACTGCTCCATGCAGCGCCGCCACCAGAAAGTGGTCGAAGAAGCGCCGGCACCGGGCATTACTCCGGAACTGCGTCGCTACATCGGCGAACGCTGCGCCAAAGCCTGTGTGGATATCGGTTATCGCGGGGCGGGTACTTTTGAGTTCCTGTTCGAAAACGGCGAGTTCTACTTTATTGAGATGAACACCCGTATTCAGGTTGAACACCCGGTGACCGAAATGATCACCGGCGTTGACCTGATCAAAGAGCAGCTGCGCATTGCAGCCGGTCAGCCGCTGTCCATCAAGCAAGAAGAAGTGACGGTAAAAGGCCATGCGGTGGAATGCCGCATCAACGCCGAAGACCCGAACACCTTCCTGCCGAGCCCGGGAAAAATCACGCGCTTCCATGCGCCTGGCGGGTTTGGCGTGCGTTGGGAATCGCATATTTACGCTGGTTACACCGTCCCACCGTATTACGATTCCATGATCGGCAAGCTTATCTGCTACGGCGAGAGCCGAGATGTGGCGATTGCACGTATGAAGAATGCGCTGCAAGAGCTGATCATCGACGGTATTAAAACCAACGTTGATTTGCAGATGCGTATTATGAGCGACGAGAATTTCCAGCATGGTGGCACTAACATCCACTACCTGGAGAAAAAACTCGGTTTGCAGGAAAAATAA
- the accB gene encoding acetyl-CoA carboxylase biotin carboxyl carrier protein, with amino-acid sequence MDIRKIKKLIELVEESGISELEISEGEESVRISRSAPNAGFPVMQQAYAAPMMQQQPALATAVAPAAAQEAPAAAEISGHIVRSPMVGTFYRTPSPDAKAFIEIGQKVNVGDTLCIVEAMKMMNQIEADKAGVVKAILVESGQPVEFDEPLVVIE; translated from the coding sequence ATGGATATTCGTAAGATTAAGAAACTGATCGAGCTGGTTGAAGAATCAGGCATCTCTGAACTGGAAATTTCTGAAGGCGAAGAGTCTGTTCGCATCAGCCGCAGCGCGCCTAATGCAGGTTTCCCGGTTATGCAGCAGGCTTATGCCGCGCCGATGATGCAACAACAGCCTGCACTGGCTACCGCTGTCGCGCCTGCCGCAGCGCAGGAAGCCCCTGCAGCAGCAGAAATCAGTGGTCACATCGTACGTTCCCCGATGGTCGGAACCTTCTATCGCACCCCGAGCCCGGACGCTAAAGCGTTCATCGAAATCGGCCAGAAAGTTAACGTGGGCGACACCCTCTGCATCGTTGAAGCGATGAAAATGATGAACCAGATCGAAGCCGATAAAGCAGGCGTGGTGAAAGCCATTCTGGTTGAAAGTGGCCAACCGGTTGAATTTGACGAGCCGCTGGTCGTCATCGAGTAA
- the aroQ gene encoding type II 3-dehydroquinate dehydratase, translating into MADKFHILVLNGPNLNMLGTREPEKYGTLTLDEIVNRLSTEAASLDVELAHFQSNAEYAIIDRIHQAKDNVDFILINPAAFTHTSVAIRDALLAVSIPFIEIHLSNVHAREPFRHHSYLSDIAAGIICGLGADGYSYALQTAVKRLSQSH; encoded by the coding sequence ATGGCTGATAAGTTTCACATTTTAGTGTTAAACGGACCGAACCTTAACATGCTCGGCACCCGTGAACCTGAGAAGTATGGCACGCTCACGCTCGATGAGATTGTTAACCGTTTGAGCACGGAAGCAGCGTCGCTTGATGTGGAACTGGCGCATTTTCAGTCAAACGCGGAGTACGCAATCATCGACCGTATTCATCAGGCTAAAGACAATGTGGACTTCATCCTGATCAATCCGGCCGCGTTTACGCACACCAGTGTTGCTATCCGCGACGCATTGCTGGCGGTGAGCATCCCGTTTATTGAGATCCACCTGAGCAATGTGCATGCGCGGGAGCCGTTTCGCCACCACTCCTATCTTTCGGATATTGCCGCAGGCATTATCTGCGGGTTGGGTGCGGACGGTTATTCATACGCTTTACAGACGGCGGTTAAACGCCTGTCACAATCACACTAA
- the msrQ gene encoding protein-methionine-sulfoxide reductase heme-binding subunit MsrQ: protein MRLTAKQVTWLKVALHLAGLLPFIWLFWAANQGYFSADPAKDIQHFTGRMALKFLLAGLLVAPLARYAKQPLLIRTRRLLGLWCFAWATLHLTSYALLELGINNLVLLGQELTTRPYLMLGAISWLILLALAATSTQWAQRKLGKRWQKLHNFVYLVAILAPIHYLWSVKVLSPQPILYAAAAIALLAWRYKKFRQWWH, encoded by the coding sequence GTGCGTTTAACAGCAAAACAGGTAACCTGGCTGAAAGTTGCGCTGCATTTGGCCGGTCTGCTGCCGTTTATCTGGCTGTTCTGGGCGGCTAACCAGGGCTATTTCAGTGCCGATCCGGCGAAAGATATTCAGCATTTTACCGGCAGGATGGCGCTGAAATTCCTGCTGGCGGGCCTGTTGGTCGCCCCGCTCGCGCGTTATGCAAAACAACCTTTATTGATTCGCACCAGACGCCTGCTCGGACTGTGGTGTTTCGCCTGGGCGACCTTGCATCTCACCAGCTACGCGCTGCTGGAATTGGGTATTAACAACCTGGTGTTGCTGGGGCAGGAACTGACCACGCGTCCTTATTTGATGCTTGGGGCGATCAGTTGGCTGATCTTGTTGGCACTGGCCGCCACGTCAACGCAGTGGGCGCAGCGAAAATTAGGCAAGCGCTGGCAAAAACTGCACAACTTTGTCTATCTGGTGGCGATCCTCGCGCCGATTCACTATCTCTGGTCGGTGAAGGTGCTTTCCCCGCAACCAATCCTTTACGCAGCCGCTGCTATCGCCCTGTTAGCGTGGCGTTACAAGAAGTTCCGCCAATGGTGGCATTAG
- the msrP gene encoding protein-methionine-sulfoxide reductase catalytic subunit MsrP — protein MKKKLTEADVTAESVFMMQRRQVLKMLGIGATAATLSSAAHADLLDWFKGHDRPKAPAGKPLDFSKPAQWQNPLPLTPEEKVTGYNNFYEFGLDKADPAANAGGMKTDPWTLTIDGEVAKPLTLDHAELTSRFPLEERIYRLRCVEAWSMVVPWIGFPLHKLLALVEPTSNAKYVAFQTRYSPDEMPGQKDRFIGGGLAYPYVEALRIDEAMHPLTLLTVGVYGKALPPQNGAPIRLTVPWKYGFKNIKSIVSIKLTSKRPPTTWNLSSPQEYGFYANVNPHVDHPRWSQATERFIGAGGALDVKRQPTLLFNGYADEVASLYHGLDLKENF, from the coding sequence ATGAAGAAAAAACTGACCGAAGCTGATGTGACTGCTGAATCCGTCTTTATGATGCAGCGCCGCCAAGTACTGAAAATGTTGGGTATTGGCGCAACGGCCGCCACGCTCTCGTCGGCAGCCCATGCCGATCTGTTGGATTGGTTTAAAGGCCACGATCGGCCGAAAGCCCCGGCCGGCAAACCGCTCGATTTTAGCAAACCCGCGCAATGGCAAAATCCGCTTCCGCTGACCCCGGAAGAAAAAGTCACCGGCTACAACAACTTTTATGAGTTTGGGCTGGATAAAGCCGACCCTGCCGCCAATGCGGGCGGGATGAAAACCGATCCCTGGACATTAACGATTGATGGCGAAGTGGCGAAGCCGCTCACGCTCGATCATGCGGAGCTCACCTCGCGCTTCCCGTTGGAAGAGCGAATTTACCGCCTGCGCTGTGTGGAGGCTTGGTCGATGGTAGTGCCGTGGATTGGTTTTCCACTGCATAAACTGCTGGCGCTGGTTGAACCCACCAGCAACGCAAAGTATGTCGCTTTCCAGACGCGCTATTCGCCCGATGAGATGCCTGGGCAGAAAGACCGTTTTATCGGCGGCGGGCTGGCCTATCCCTATGTAGAAGCGTTACGGATAGATGAAGCGATGCACCCCCTCACATTGCTGACCGTTGGGGTGTACGGCAAAGCGCTGCCGCCGCAAAATGGCGCGCCCATTCGCCTGACAGTGCCGTGGAAATACGGGTTTAAGAATATTAAATCCATTGTCAGCATTAAGCTGACCAGCAAACGACCGCCAACGACGTGGAACCTCTCCTCGCCGCAAGAGTATGGTTTTTATGCCAATGTGAACCCGCATGTCGATCACCCGCGTTGGTCGCAGGCCACCGAGCGGTTTATTGGCGCGGGCGGGGCATTGGATGTAAAACGTCAGCCGACATTATTGTTTAACGGTTACGCGGATGAAGTGGCGTCGCTCTATCACGGGCTGGATCTTAAGGAGAACTTCTAA
- the csrD gene encoding RNase E specificity factor CsrD: MRLTTKFSAFVTLLTGLAIFVTLIGCSLSFYTAIQSKVANRVQAVAAVVDTRLISTPVARLATQLDELMVPVDITAIEIKQGRRTVLSYTRNESYRPAGSNYQTRELHIPSLKNPGLTFTLVYQDPMANYFRSLLTTAPLTVAIGFMLVIVSLAVRWLRRQLSGQELLETRATRILNGERGPQVRGSIYEWPSRTSSALDVLLTDIQFASDQRSRMDTLIRSYAAQDTRTGLNNRLFFDNQLATLLEDQEKVGSHGVVMMIRLPDFDLMREATAAEEYLFTLINLLSTFIMRYPGALLARYHRSDFAVLLPHRTLKEAESIAGQILKAVDGLPPTKMLTREDIMHIGICGWRGGQPTEQVMEHAEAAARNAMLQGANSWSVYDDTLPEQGRGNVRWRTLIEQMLSRGGPRVYQKPAVNRDGQVHHRELMCRIFDSEQEVIAEEYMPMVLQFGLSEEYDRLQVTRLMPFLGFWPEENLAMQVTVESLIRPRFQRWLRDTLMQCEKSQRKRIIFELAEADVCQHISRLQSVVRLINALGARVAVIQAGLTLVSTSWIKALDVELLKLHPGLVRNIEKRTENQLLVQSLVEACKGTRTRVFATGVRSRGEWQMLVERGIAGGQGDFFASSQPLDTNVKKYSQRYSV, translated from the coding sequence ATGCGATTAACGACGAAATTTTCTGCTTTTGTGACCCTGCTAACGGGGCTGGCGATTTTTGTCACCCTCATTGGCTGTTCACTCAGCTTTTATACCGCCATTCAGAGCAAAGTGGCCAACCGCGTGCAAGCCGTGGCCGCCGTCGTCGACACCCGTTTGATTTCAACGCCGGTTGCCAGACTTGCGACACAACTTGATGAGTTGATGGTGCCGGTCGATATTACCGCCATCGAAATCAAACAAGGCAGGCGCACGGTGCTGAGCTATACGCGTAACGAAAGTTACCGCCCGGCGGGCAGTAACTACCAAACCCGTGAATTGCACATCCCTTCGCTCAAAAATCCCGGTTTAACGTTTACGCTGGTCTATCAGGATCCGATGGCGAACTACTTTCGTTCGCTGTTGACCACCGCGCCGTTGACGGTGGCGATCGGTTTTATGCTGGTCATTGTTTCTCTCGCCGTGCGCTGGCTGCGCCGCCAGCTTTCTGGCCAGGAGTTGCTGGAGACGCGGGCGACGCGGATCCTCAATGGCGAGCGCGGCCCGCAGGTGCGCGGCAGCATTTATGAGTGGCCATCACGCACTAGTAGCGCGCTGGACGTGCTGCTGACCGACATCCAGTTTGCCAGCGATCAACGCAGCCGCATGGACACGCTGATCCGCTCTTACGCGGCGCAAGACACGCGCACCGGCCTGAATAACCGCCTGTTTTTTGATAACCAACTGGCGACGCTGTTGGAAGATCAGGAAAAAGTTGGTTCGCACGGCGTGGTGATGATGATTCGTCTGCCGGATTTTGACCTCATGCGCGAGGCGACAGCGGCGGAAGAGTATCTCTTTACGCTCATCAATCTGCTTTCCACCTTTATTATGCGTTACCCTGGTGCGCTGCTGGCGCGCTATCACCGCAGCGATTTCGCCGTACTGTTGCCGCACCGCACATTAAAGGAAGCGGAAAGCATCGCCGGGCAGATCCTCAAAGCGGTTGATGGCTTGCCGCCAACCAAAATGTTGACCCGCGAAGACATTATGCATATTGGTATCTGCGGCTGGCGCGGCGGGCAGCCCACCGAACAGGTAATGGAACACGCGGAAGCCGCGGCGCGCAACGCGATGCTGCAAGGCGCGAATAGCTGGTCGGTCTATGACGACACCTTGCCAGAGCAAGGGCGCGGCAATGTCCGCTGGCGAACGCTTATCGAACAGATGCTGAGCCGTGGCGGGCCGCGTGTTTATCAAAAACCGGCGGTTAACCGCGACGGGCAAGTGCATCACCGGGAGTTGATGTGCCGCATTTTCGACAGCGAGCAAGAGGTGATTGCCGAAGAATATATGCCGATGGTGTTGCAGTTTGGTCTCTCCGAAGAGTACGACCGTTTGCAGGTGACGCGCTTGATGCCGTTCCTCGGTTTCTGGCCGGAAGAAAACCTGGCGATGCAGGTCACCGTTGAGTCATTGATTCGCCCGCGTTTTCAGCGCTGGCTGCGCGATACATTGATGCAATGCGAAAAATCGCAACGCAAACGGATTATTTTTGAACTTGCGGAGGCTGATGTCTGTCAACACATCAGCCGGTTACAGTCGGTTGTGCGTTTAATCAACGCGTTGGGCGCGCGCGTCGCCGTGATTCAGGCGGGCCTGACGTTGGTGAGCACCAGTTGGATTAAAGCGTTGGATGTTGAGTTATTAAAGCTGCATCCGGGGTTGGTCAGGAACATTGAAAAACGCACCGAAAATCAGCTGCTGGTGCAAAGCCTTGTGGAGGCGTGTAAAGGCACGCGAACGCGAGTTTTTGCAACCGGTGTTCGTTCGCGCGGCGAATGGCAGATGCTGGTGGAACGGGGTATTGCGGGTGGACAAGGCGATTTCTTCGCGTCTTCCCAACCGCTCGATACCAATGTGAAAAAATATTCGCAAAGATATTCGGTTTGA
- the mreB gene encoding rod shape-determining protein MreB, with protein MLKKFRGMFSNDLSIDLGTANTLIYVKGQGIVLNEPSVVAIRQDRAGSPKSVAAVGHEAKQMLGRTPGNIAAIRPMKDGVIADFFVTEKMLQHFIKQVHSNSFMRPSPRVLVCVPVGATQVERRAIRESAQGAGAREVFLIEEPMAAAIGAGLPVSEATGSMVVDIGGGTTEVAVISLNGVVYSSSVRIGGDRFDEAIINYVRRNYGSLIGEATAERIKHEIGSAYPGDEVREIEVRGRNLAEGVPRGFTLNSNEILEALQEPLTGIVSAVMVALEQCPPELASDISERGMVLTGGGALLRNLDRLLMEETGIPVVVAEDPLTCVARGGGKALEMIDMHGGDLFSEE; from the coding sequence ATGTTGAAAAAATTTCGTGGCATGTTTTCTAATGACCTGTCCATTGACCTGGGTACCGCGAATACCCTGATTTATGTAAAAGGACAAGGCATCGTACTGAATGAGCCTTCCGTGGTAGCCATTCGCCAGGATCGTGCAGGTTCACCGAAAAGTGTGGCCGCGGTCGGTCATGAAGCGAAGCAGATGCTTGGGCGTACTCCGGGCAATATCGCGGCTATCCGCCCGATGAAAGATGGCGTTATCGCCGACTTCTTCGTCACCGAAAAAATGTTGCAGCACTTCATCAAGCAAGTGCACAGCAACAGTTTTATGCGTCCAAGCCCGCGTGTTCTGGTTTGTGTCCCGGTTGGCGCAACCCAGGTTGAACGCCGCGCTATCCGTGAATCCGCACAGGGTGCTGGCGCTCGTGAAGTCTTTCTGATTGAAGAACCGATGGCCGCGGCAATTGGCGCAGGCTTACCGGTTTCTGAAGCAACCGGTTCTATGGTTGTTGATATCGGTGGTGGTACCACCGAAGTCGCCGTTATCTCCCTGAACGGCGTTGTTTACTCTTCCTCTGTGCGCATTGGTGGTGACCGTTTCGATGAAGCGATCATTAATTATGTGCGTCGTAACTACGGTTCCCTGATCGGTGAAGCCACCGCAGAACGTATCAAACACGAAATCGGCTCCGCTTATCCGGGCGACGAAGTGCGTGAAATCGAAGTCCGTGGTCGTAACCTGGCTGAAGGTGTGCCGCGCGGTTTCACCCTGAACTCTAACGAGATCCTCGAAGCGTTGCAGGAACCGCTGACCGGTATTGTGAGCGCAGTAATGGTTGCTCTGGAACAGTGCCCGCCAGAACTGGCTTCTGATATCTCCGAGCGCGGTATGGTGCTGACCGGTGGTGGCGCGCTGCTGCGTAACCTTGATCGCCTGTTAATGGAAGAGACGGGCATTCCCGTTGTAGTTGCAGAAGATCCACTGACTTGCGTAGCGCGTGGCGGTGGCAAGGCGCTGGAAATGATCGATATGCACGGCGGCGACTTGTTCAGCGAAGAGTAG